The stretch of DNA TGCGCGCAAGGTGCACATGTCCTTCCAGAGTAACGCGCATGCTGCGCGGGAACGTCTTGCGTAAATCCATTAGGACAGCAACTTGTGGTTGGTGAACGTCAAGGTTCGAACCAAGACCGCGCCGTTATCGTACGAAATGATGCGGCGTGTGGCCGGTAGGTCGGAGCTCCCGACTCGCACATGGGTGTCGGTAAAACTTTCGACGTTGCGCAGCTTGGCATCCTGCGGCGCAAAATAATAGACCGTGTATTTGGTGGTCAGCTGCTTCTGGTCCTGCGTGGTGCTGCTTTCTTCCACGTTGATCGTGAATGCCACTTGGGGCATCTTCCGGTTGATCTGGGTGATGCGGTTGTCCTTGATGCGATAGAAGGACTGCATGCCGTCGCCGTGGATGTCCAAGCGGCGGCCCAGCGGATGGTCCTCGCCGGCTTCCATGGTGAGACGGTGTTTGCCGTCCGATTCCTCGAATTTACGGGGCGCGCGGTGCACGGCGATCATGCCGATCTGTTCCTGCGCCCACTTCTGAATGGTTTCGTCCGGCAGCTGCACCGTCACCTCACGCGGTCCTTTGACCACGACGGTTCCCCGCACCTGCTGACCGTTGGTATTGACGGTCAGGTCGGCCGAAAATCCTCGAAAATCCGGCTGCCATCGGGCCGTGCTTTCGAAGGCTCGCTGGAGTAGGGCGCGGGCCTGGGGGTCGTCGGCAACAGTGGGTTGTGTATCGCTCGCTGCAACATGTTCCATCGGGTGCTCCTTTGTGTCGTGAGGAAGGCTAAAAAACGATTATAGAGAGCTTGGTCACTCATCTACAACCCGAGGCGCCGTCGGTGAGCCGGGTGAATTCAAGCGGGCCGGCCCGTTAAAATTTCTCCCGGACAGCCGAGGTTTGTGTAGTACTGGCTAGGCCGAATCTGTTACACTGCGAGGCATTTCATCCGGCAATTTGGCGTAGTTGTGCAGTGAGTTTCGGGCATTCGTTGAAAGGAGCGCTATGGAGCGGCGAGCAGCGTCTCATACTGAAGAAGAAGAAATGAACCAACGGCGGCGGCTTTTGGGACTGGCGCGCAAGGGCGACCCCAAGGCCATCAGCAAGCTGTTCGAATTGTATCAGGTGCGTGTGCTGAACGGTGACATGCTCAGTAAGCTCAACAAGTCCTACTATAAGGCGGCGGCTGCGCAAGAACAAAAAGCCAGCCAGGCGAGCAGCAAACCGGCGAAAGTCGTCAAAAGTGCGCATGGTAGCGCCAAGAGCAGTCCGAAACCGTCCACCCCCCAGCCTGCAGCGGCCGGCAAGCCAAAACCTGCCAAGGCCACCGAGGCAAAGAAACGAGCCAAATAAATTCGGTCTGCGTCGAGGCCCTCGGCGCAGACCAGCCCGTGGCCCGGCGTCTTTTCTACTGCACTCCGACCCGCAATCCTCCGGCCGCCAGTTTCTTCCCGATCTCCTCCGCCGCCTTCCGCTCGCCCGAATAGACCGTCGCTTGGCCCTCATGATCGACGCGCCAGGCCAGTTCGAAGGCCCGGGATGAGTTCATTCCGGGAATACATTTGCAGAAGAGCGCGATGACCTGCTGATAGGTGTGGCAATCGCAGTTAAATACGATGACCCGTGCCTCGAGATCGTCGCCGGTGCCCACGTCGGTCGTGTCGAGGGCGTCAGGGGTCATGACAGGGGTGAGGGTGCTCATACGGTCGTCTCGCCAGGTGCAGAGTGTAGCAGGTGAGGTAGGGCGGAGTGCAACCGGAACCTATGACAGTGGTGCTGCGGTGTCACGATCCGTGCGGATGAGGAGGGGTGCTTACTCATGCAGCACGGATGTGACGGGCGACGAGACGGTTCCCACGTGTGTGCCGACATATTCGTGAGGAACGTCGATTCCCTCGCGGACCAGAGTTCGGCTCAGCAGCACATGGTGGGTGTGGGAGTCGGTGACCGGTATCAGGTGGTGTGCACGGGCGAGGCGAAGGGTGTAGACCTGCGCGGCGGTG from Nitrospira sp. encodes:
- a CDS encoding DUF3386 domain-containing protein, which gives rise to MEHVAASDTQPTVADDPQARALLQRAFESTARWQPDFRGFSADLTVNTNGQQVRGTVVVKGPREVTVQLPDETIQKWAQEQIGMIAVHRAPRKFEESDGKHRLTMEAGEDHPLGRRLDIHGDGMQSFYRIKDNRITQINRKMPQVAFTINVEESSTTQDQKQLTTKYTVYYFAPQDAKLRNVESFTDTHVRVGSSDLPATRRIISYDNGAVLVRTLTFTNHKLLS
- a CDS encoding ATP-dependent Clp protease adaptor ClpS; the encoded protein is MSTLTPVMTPDALDTTDVGTGDDLEARVIVFNCDCHTYQQVIALFCKCIPGMNSSRAFELAWRVDHEGQATVYSGERKAAEEIGKKLAAGGLRVGVQ